From the Cohaesibacter sp. ES.047 genome, one window contains:
- a CDS encoding RT0821/Lpp0805 family surface protein, whose product MKKSLIAVVAVMGVGLAGCQGTGPGPKQTIGGLTGAVAGGLLGNQIGDGDGRVVATAAGAVIGAFVGSSIGKMMDDNDRRLAYQAQSRALEYGRSGAPVTWNNPDNGHYGQVVPTQAYTTNNLQCRDYTHTIYIDGQPQTARGQACRQSDGTWRPVG is encoded by the coding sequence ATGAAAAAGAGCTTGATTGCAGTTGTTGCAGTAATGGGCGTCGGCTTGGCTGGCTGTCAGGGGACCGGACCGGGGCCGAAGCAGACCATCGGTGGTTTGACCGGCGCTGTTGCTGGCGGTTTGCTGGGAAACCAGATCGGAGATGGTGATGGACGCGTAGTGGCGACAGCTGCTGGCGCTGTGATTGGTGCGTTCGTTGGATCTTCCATTGGTAAAATGATGGACGACAATGACCGTCGCCTTGCCTATCAGGCGCAGAGCCGCGCCCTCGAATACGGTCGTTCCGGCGCTCCTGTGACCTGGAACAATCCAGACAATGGTCACTATGGTCAGGTGGTTCCGACGCAGGCATACACCACAAACAATCTGCAATGCCGCGACTATACGCATACGATCTACATTGATGGGCAGCCGCAGACCGCTCGCGGACAGGCATGCCGCCAGTCTGATGGTACATGGCGTCCGGTTGGCTAA
- the ccmI gene encoding c-type cytochrome biogenesis protein CcmI, whose product MFWIVAGVITAITVAVVVYPLTRKARKMASADSYDLTVYASQLKEVEGDVERGLIEQNEADAARAEVGRRLLSAEDALEKQRQNTHGASINPDVAPTAGMTNGLIAAVVALFVIPLCSLGLYIALGSPGSSGQPLAERLSKPPQEQSMTELVASAERRLKANPDDLQGWQRLAPIYLSMRRTEEATKAYRNVLRLEGESMLGLANLGEALVVKDAGIVSKEALDLFQRANKLDPDHPKPRFFLAIALGQQGKDQEAINAWQEMINGSPADAPWVSFAKNQISAIRNRIENAKALPQNDSTTSDQSNELAAQAPGPTEDDVEAAAEMDAGDRKAMIEGMVSRLAERLDEQGGTAEEWVRLIRAELVLNRPDMAAKTVSKALVALQSDLEGLEKVKAAARSLGISVTQ is encoded by the coding sequence ATGTTTTGGATTGTTGCGGGGGTTATTACCGCTATTACAGTTGCTGTTGTTGTCTATCCATTGACGCGCAAGGCGCGCAAAATGGCGAGCGCTGATTCGTATGATCTGACCGTATATGCCTCACAGCTCAAAGAGGTTGAAGGTGATGTCGAGCGTGGCCTCATTGAACAGAATGAGGCAGACGCTGCTAGGGCAGAAGTTGGGCGCCGTCTGCTCAGTGCTGAAGATGCTCTGGAAAAGCAGCGTCAAAACACGCACGGGGCATCGATCAATCCAGATGTTGCTCCGACGGCTGGTATGACAAACGGCCTGATTGCTGCGGTTGTTGCGTTGTTCGTTATACCGCTTTGTTCTCTTGGCCTTTACATAGCGCTTGGTTCGCCCGGATCCTCTGGGCAGCCTCTGGCAGAGCGCTTGAGCAAACCCCCTCAAGAGCAAAGCATGACGGAGCTTGTTGCCTCCGCAGAACGCAGACTGAAAGCCAATCCAGACGATCTGCAGGGGTGGCAGCGCTTGGCTCCGATCTATCTCTCCATGCGCCGGACGGAAGAAGCGACAAAAGCTTATCGCAATGTCCTGCGGTTGGAAGGAGAAAGCATGCTGGGCTTGGCCAACCTAGGTGAGGCCTTGGTTGTCAAAGATGCCGGGATTGTATCCAAGGAAGCGCTCGATTTGTTTCAGCGCGCAAACAAGCTTGATCCCGATCATCCCAAGCCTCGTTTCTTCCTCGCGATAGCACTTGGGCAGCAAGGCAAGGATCAAGAGGCCATAAATGCCTGGCAGGAAATGATCAATGGCTCGCCAGCTGACGCACCGTGGGTGTCTTTTGCGAAGAACCAGATATCCGCGATCCGCAATCGGATTGAGAATGCCAAAGCATTACCCCAAAACGATTCTACCACCTCCGATCAGAGTAACGAACTAGCCGCTCAAGCTCCCGGTCCGACGGAGGATGACGTGGAAGCTGCCGCAGAAATGGATGCCGGTGATCGTAAGGCAATGATCGAGGGCATGGTTTCCCGCTTGGCGGAACGTCTGGACGAGCAGGGTGGCACCGCGGAGGAATGGGTTCGACTGATCAGGGCAGAACTGGTTCTTAATCGTCCTGACATGGCTGCCAAGACTGTCAGCAAGGCCTTGGTTGCCTTGCAGTCGGATCTTGAGGGCCTTGAAAAAGTAAAAGCGGCAGCCCGTTCGTTGGGAATTTCGGTAACACAATAA
- the ccmE gene encoding cytochrome c maturation protein CcmE — MTRKQRRMTMIGGAGAVLFAAVGLILFALQDQIVFFNSPSDVVEKGVQPGQRIRLGGLVKQDTVMRGQGTEISFVVTDGGSDVKVAYNGILPDLFREGQGVVTEGSLTPEGVFAADTVLAKHDETYMPKEVAAALKEQGHWQGEEQEIQSN, encoded by the coding sequence ATGACGAGAAAACAACGTCGGATGACGATGATTGGTGGGGCGGGAGCTGTTCTCTTCGCCGCTGTCGGACTCATTCTTTTTGCGTTGCAGGATCAGATTGTCTTTTTCAATAGTCCCAGCGACGTTGTTGAAAAAGGGGTTCAGCCCGGTCAACGAATTCGCCTCGGCGGTCTGGTTAAACAAGACACTGTAATGCGAGGGCAAGGCACCGAAATTTCATTCGTCGTGACAGATGGTGGATCCGATGTAAAAGTCGCCTACAACGGCATCTTGCCGGACTTGTTTCGTGAAGGGCAGGGCGTCGTGACCGAGGGAAGTCTCACGCCAGAAGGTGTCTTCGCCGCGGATACTGTGCTCGCCAAGCACGACGAAACCTATATGCCAAAAGAGGTTGCTGCGGCCCTTAAAGAACAGGGGCACTGGCAAGGTGAAGAGCAAGAAATCCAATCCAATTGA
- a CDS encoding heme lyase CcmF/NrfE family subunit, whose product MIVELGHFMLILAFVLALIQSVVPIWGAQIEDSRLMAVATPIAVTQFLFVGLSFAALTHAYVTSDFSVQNVWENSHSDMPLLFKFTSVWGNHEGSMLLWVFILVIFGALVGVFGRNLPPKLKANTLAVQGWITAAFLSFVLLTSNPFRRISTANLPIEGRDLNPILQDIGLAIHPPLLYLGYVGFSIAFAFSIAALLEGRIDAAWARFVRPWVLVAWALLTLGISMGSYWAYYELGWGGYWFWDPVENASFMPWLCGTALLHSAVVMEKRGALKVWTILLSILTFSLSLLGTFLVRSGVLTSVHAFATDPSRGVFILALLVGFIGGGLALFAWRAPLLKQGGIFAPISREGSLVFNNLFLSAATAAVLVGTLYPLALEATTGAKISVGAPFFNATFGPMMIPLLIAVPFGPLLAWKRGDLYGAVQRLYAAFGLSLLTILMCYALLYGGSALAPLGIGLAVWVMIGSLAEIHLRIGLFKQPFAISLSRLKGLPRTVWGTAFGHFGLGMTVLGLVVASTYQTENILIMKPGDKTNLAGYEFEFTGFKQNEAYNFADLSGTFVVTTGDRQIAELHPAKRIYTSRNMPTTETAIHTVWGVTQLYMSLGDQQTDGGIAVRIYYKPWVTFIWLGTIVMFIGGGISLSDRRLRIGAPARKGRAKEAAGNA is encoded by the coding sequence ATGATTGTTGAGCTTGGCCACTTCATGCTCATTCTTGCCTTTGTTTTGGCTCTCATTCAGTCTGTTGTGCCGATCTGGGGCGCACAAATTGAGGACAGTCGATTGATGGCTGTAGCGACACCGATCGCAGTTACTCAGTTTCTTTTTGTCGGCTTGTCTTTCGCCGCGCTTACACATGCCTATGTAACGTCAGATTTTTCGGTTCAGAATGTCTGGGAAAACAGCCATTCGGATATGCCTCTTCTGTTCAAATTCACCTCGGTTTGGGGCAATCACGAAGGCTCGATGCTGCTCTGGGTCTTCATCCTGGTGATTTTCGGCGCTTTGGTTGGCGTGTTTGGTCGCAACCTGCCACCCAAGCTCAAGGCGAATACCCTTGCTGTCCAAGGCTGGATCACTGCAGCGTTCCTGTCGTTCGTGCTGTTGACCTCTAACCCGTTTCGTCGGATTTCGACGGCCAACCTGCCGATTGAGGGACGCGACCTCAATCCGATTCTGCAGGACATCGGTCTCGCTATTCACCCGCCACTTCTCTATCTCGGCTATGTAGGGTTCTCAATCGCGTTTGCTTTCTCTATCGCTGCTTTGCTTGAGGGGCGGATCGATGCGGCATGGGCACGCTTTGTCCGGCCATGGGTTCTGGTCGCGTGGGCGCTTTTGACCTTGGGCATTTCGATGGGCTCGTACTGGGCTTATTACGAGCTTGGTTGGGGCGGCTATTGGTTCTGGGATCCGGTTGAAAACGCATCCTTTATGCCTTGGCTCTGCGGCACTGCTCTGTTGCATTCCGCCGTTGTGATGGAAAAGCGGGGCGCATTGAAAGTCTGGACCATTCTGCTTTCCATTCTCACGTTCTCTCTTTCACTGCTTGGAACGTTCCTTGTGCGCTCCGGAGTGCTGACGTCGGTGCACGCCTTTGCAACAGACCCCTCGCGCGGCGTGTTCATTCTGGCGCTTCTGGTTGGCTTTATTGGGGGGGGGCTTGCATTGTTTGCCTGGAGAGCTCCCTTGCTTAAACAAGGTGGTATCTTCGCTCCCATCTCTCGCGAAGGGTCGCTGGTATTCAACAATCTATTCCTATCGGCCGCGACAGCTGCCGTGCTGGTTGGGACCTTGTATCCTCTCGCTTTGGAGGCAACAACAGGGGCCAAAATCTCGGTTGGGGCTCCCTTCTTTAACGCCACTTTTGGTCCCATGATGATCCCGCTTCTCATCGCCGTGCCGTTTGGCCCCTTGCTGGCATGGAAACGCGGCGATCTTTATGGCGCAGTCCAGCGCCTTTACGCCGCTTTTGGCCTCAGTCTTTTGACCATTTTGATGTGCTATGCCCTGCTGTATGGCGGGTCGGCTCTAGCACCTCTCGGGATCGGTCTGGCGGTCTGGGTGATGATCGGTTCTCTTGCTGAGATACATTTGCGGATCGGCTTGTTCAAGCAACCTTTCGCGATCTCTCTATCGCGACTGAAAGGGTTGCCGCGCACAGTGTGGGGAACTGCGTTTGGTCATTTCGGTTTGGGAATGACAGTTCTTGGTCTCGTAGTTGCCAGCACGTATCAGACCGAAAACATCCTCATAATGAAACCGGGCGACAAGACCAACTTGGCTGGCTATGAGTTCGAGTTCACTGGCTTCAAGCAAAACGAAGCCTACAACTTTGCCGATCTGTCAGGAACCTTTGTGGTTACAACCGGCGATCGCCAAATTGCTGAACTGCATCCGGCCAAAAGGATCTATACGTCGCGCAACATGCCCACCACCGAAACGGCTATTCACACGGTCTGGGGTGTGACACAGCTTTATATGTCACTCGGTGATCAGCAGACGGATGGCGGCATCGCTGTGCGCATCTACTACAAGCCTTGGGTAACCTTCATCTGGCTGGGAACGATCGTCATGTTCATTGGCGGTGGGATATCGCTTTCAGACAGACGTCTGAGGATCGGCGCTCCGGCCCGAAAAGGGCGGGCGAAAGAGGCTGCCGGCAATGCTTGA
- a CDS encoding cytochrome c-type biogenesis protein — MLEQTAKRDRSDMKPFNIHRFLAVLLLAILAIAPTASSYAVTPEEMLDDPVLESRARDISAGLRCLVCQNQSIDDSNAPLAHDLRVLVRERLEAGDSDAEVRNFLVSRYGEFVLLKPTFSAKNLILWGFGPLVLLLGLFAVLQLYRKNKRAAARAETSGNATLSDEEQARLKKILSD; from the coding sequence ATGCTTGAACAGACCGCGAAGAGGGATAGATCTGATATGAAGCCCTTCAATATTCACCGGTTTCTGGCTGTACTTTTGCTGGCGATTTTGGCGATCGCTCCGACAGCATCAAGCTATGCAGTGACGCCCGAGGAAATGCTTGATGATCCGGTGCTTGAAAGCCGGGCGCGCGATATTTCGGCGGGGTTGCGGTGTCTTGTTTGTCAGAACCAGTCAATTGACGATTCCAATGCACCGCTTGCCCATGACTTGCGGGTTCTGGTCAGAGAGCGACTGGAGGCGGGGGATAGCGATGCGGAGGTCAGGAATTTTCTCGTTAGTCGCTACGGAGAATTCGTGCTCCTCAAACCAACATTCTCTGCAAAGAACCTGATTTTATGGGGATTCGGCCCGTTGGTGCTTTTGTTGGGTCTGTTTGCTGTCCTGCAGCTCTACCGCAAAAACAAACGCGCAGCCGCCCGCGCGGAGACGTCTGGGAACGCCACACTCAGCGATGAGGAACAAGCTCGGCTCAAGAAAATATTATCGGACTAG